The Bacteroidota bacterium genomic sequence TGCAGTTCCACCATTACTCCAACTATATGTATAAGGTAATGTGCCACTGCCTCCTGCCGCTATCACTGAACCATCGGCACTTCCATTACATGTTATATTAACCCCTGTTGTACTGACTGTTACAGCCGGGTTTACGGTTACCACAGCTGTTGATGTAGATGAATTTCCTCCGGCATCTTTGATCGTTACAGTATACGTTGTTGTTGATCCCGGACAGGGATTTATATTTTGCGTGTTCTCAGTTGTATTCCACAGGTAAGTATAAGGCGCTGTTCCACTAGCGCCTATCGCGGTTAAGGTTGGGCATGGCGTTGTACCACTGCATATTGTTGCTGAATTTACGCTGGCGGTGATCCCTCCGCAAGGATCAACAGTAATATAGGACACTTTTTCTATTGAATCTTTACCACAAGGTAGTTGTATTACCAGCTTCACATTGAAATTGCCAGGACTGTTATATACTATACCCGTAGGATTTTTTGCAGTGGAGGTATTCGGAACGGCTCCTGTAAAGATCCATAAATATGTTATACCTGCAGTACCGCCACAGGCAGAATATGCAGATGTAAAATTTACAGATTGCCCATTGCAAAAAGTAGTGGGCCCTGTGCTGAAATTTAAGTTAGTGGTAATCCCTCCGCATGTATTTACATATAATTTGGCAAGTACCGCGTCAAACGCGGGCCATCCTCCAAAAGTTGGTACACATGAAGTTTGAAAGGCATTTGATGTAAACGGATAATTACATTGAGTGGTGGCAACTAAATAAACGAAACACCCATCTACCGCAATACTCCCTCCAGATGCTGACACATACGTTTCATTATTCTCAGATGAGGCATTTCCGGTACCCATGTAACCGGAACAAATCAATGTACCATTGGCATCAAACGTAGTAATATATTGGTCTTCACTTCCTTTAAATGTTTTTTGATACGCGCATGAAGTAACAGGGAAATTAGTACTGTAAGTATCACCTGATACCACAATATTATTGTTACTATCAATAGCTATTCCCGAGGCCTCTTCATTGCCCCCTCCAGATAAAGGCCCTACGGAACCTCCGAGGTAAGTACTCCATAAAAGATTGCCCGAGTTATCAAATTTGGCTACAAAGGAGTCATTGTAAGGCCCACCTGCAAAATTAGGTTGGAAAACAAATGCACTGCTGGCTATTTTGGTAACAGAATTCGTAGAACCTGTAATAACAACGTTGTTTGAATTATCTGTTGCAATAGCGCCTCCATAATCATCCTTGCTTCCGCCAAAATAGGTAGACCACACAGGAAAGCCTGTAGTTGGATTGAGCTTGACTATAAAAGCATCTCCATAACCTATGGCACCTGGCCCACTGTAAAGTGGTTGAAATGCAAACAATATTGGGAAGTCATTTGAAGAAGTATGACCAGCGAAAAATAAATTCCCCAAATTGTCACAGGTTATCCCTCCCCATCCCTCATCTATACTATTTCCACCATAATAGGTAGACCATTGTAGGGTAGCACTAATATTAAATTTAGCGATAAAACAATCCGTAGGCCCTTTAAGAGATAATTGATACGGAGTCATAATAGGTATATTGGCAGACGATGTACTACCTAAAATAAAAATATTATTCGTGGGATCGCAGCAAATATCATTAATGTTATCATCTTTAGTTCCACCAAAATAGGTAGACCATATTAATGTTCCAATAAGATCAAACTCTGCAATAAACCCATCTCTACCACCAATGTATGTTTGTCCATATGAGCTTCCGGAAGGATGGGGTTTATTGGGTAAATTGATACTATTAGTAATTCCGGCAATAAATATATTGTTATTGTTATCAGTAGCTATTCCGATACCTGTTTCGTATTGATTTCCTCCAAAGTAAGTAGCAAATACTCTACTTCCTGAGGAAGTCATTTTTACAACATAGGCATCAATACTTTTCATGGCTGTCTGAAAAGCTCCCACACTAAAAGGAAAGTCAAATGAAAAAGTACTTCCGGTAAACACTACGTTTCCTTGTTTATCCACGTTGACAGAACGCCCCTCTTCCGTATTAGTTCCACCATAATAAGTAACCCAGGGATCAATCACTAAAGAGAGTTTCGGATTCCAGGTTCCGAGTTCAAAGCTCACAGTTGTACCATCTAAAACGTACTGGATTTTTATATCAACAATCTTTCCATTAATGATTTGGTATACTTTGGGTATAGATTCAACAAATTCGTTTACGCTTGTTTTAATTTTTATTTTCCCATTATTAATTGTTAATTCCTCTGCGCCTTTCCAGTGGAGTTTTATCTGTTTGGGATTTCCTCCCGGGTTTACTACTATATCGTACTTCAATCCCTCTGCCTTGCCTCCGTAATATTTTACATCTATGTTGTTGTAAATATTTTTTACAGTTACTTCGTTATACGAGTTTACATGCGTGATACCATTGGGGCAATGGGCATAGTAGTAATTGGTGTAGCCTTCTACCGGATCGGCTGTTTGTATTGCAGTAATTTTATTAGCGCCTTCAAAGTCAACATCTATCCGGTGAAGTTTTACAACCGCTTTTTGCATGAGTTGCTCTTTCAGTTGTTGTTCTTCACCCAAGTTTAGTTTGCCGTATTTTTCTTTTTCTTCAATTTGTTCTTCTACTTCGTGCATTACTTCTCCCATATTGCTATGCTCATAGCTGATGCCTGTTTTTCTTATGTATACACCTGCACCACCACCTTCGCCTTTGTATAGTATATCGGGACGAAGATTATGTTTCATGTCAACTAGTTGCCCTTTGTTTTGAGTAAAGCACATACCATTGCCACGTAACGATTTGGAGATTTGATCCCGAGTACCCGGGATTAATGATGGTTCGACGCAGCGCACCACAGGTTTGGTAATTGGTTCGGATGCAACATTAGATTGCGCGTGGCTGCGGCCAATGAATACTACTACCGCAACAAAGCGCAACAACCGCTTTATAGTATTGTATTGGTGCATGGTGTATGGGTTTTCAATTGATTAAAAATTCGTTTTTGTTTTATCTTCTAATTATGATTCTGTTGTTACATAAATCTCTTTTTAAAACTTCTCGAATATCATTAATAAATAAACAGAAGTCAAATCATTTTTCCTTAATAATTTAGAAGGCAAGGAAGCATAATGGACAATATTTATTACTTTTCTATCTTAGTACAATATTTTTTTTACCAATATGCTTTACTTTTATTAATTTTACTGCTATTTGAGCATTATAGGAAATATAAAATTGTCACAAGTAAGAGGTAATATAGAAACAAAAGAACTTTATTATTTAGGAGGCAGGGCAAAAAAATGGTACTATATGAAATGGCAAAATCCGGCTGATTTCGTAAAATATAACCTCTATGTCTAAAATTCCTTCAAGGGACGTCTTTGATCTGATCCACTCGCTTAGCAAAGCAGAAAAAGCGTATTTCAAAACATATTATTTTTCTGAAAAAGAAAAAGAGCATGTTGTTTATATTAAATTATTTGATGCCATTGAACAACAGGAAGAGTATAATGAGGAACAGTTAAAACGGGAACTGAGAATTGGACTGGTCAAAATGCGTAATTCGAAATTTTATTTATACAATGCAATTCTTCGTTCGTTAGAAGTACAGAATTACTCCTCAAAAAGCAATTATACCTTACTGCACTATTTATCTCAGGCAGAAATACTTCAGGAGAAAAGACTGTTTAAACAAAGTAAAAGTCTTATAGACAAGGGGAAAAAGATGGCGCTAAAATATGATAAGCCCTGGTTTGAAGCAGAATTTTCGAGAATTGAAAACAGGGTTGACTCTCCCAAAACCACAGAAGATATCGGGGGGCTATTTAACAAAATATTTCTTTCAATAAATAAGTATAAAAACAATATCGAGCTTTCAAAGCTTTATGAAATCATCAAGCATTATTCAAGAATAGAATCCAGTTCGCTCAGCAGGAAGCAGAAAGATCAAATAAAAAATATATTTAATCATCCGCTTTTAAAAAATGAAAAAAGTTGTTTGACATTTTCTGCATTAAACAGTTATTATAAATCCCATGCAAGTATCTCACAGGTAATACGGGATCACAAAAAAGCAGAGCTTATGATCGAAAGATGTATTCAGCTTTTTGAGAAAAATCCACATCAAATCAACGATAATTTTGAAACATATTTTATATCCATAGAAAACATGATCATTAGCAAATTAAATATGAAGGATTTTGATGGTGCATTCGTTTACATTAATAAAACCAGGACATTAAAACCAAAAATAAAGCAGTTGTCCTTTCACCGGTATTTTAGAGCAATTGGTATCGAGCTACTGTACTATCTCCAGATCAGTAATTTTGATACAGCTTATAAAATTATAAAACAGGAAGATTCGACTGTAAGCAATATAGTTTTGGATGAGTCAACTTCCAAACTAAGGGAGGAGGTAGTTGTTGGCTTGTATACTATTTCCTGTATATGTTTCATTGTTGGTGATTACAAAAGAGCAAAAAAATGTTTGAACCTTATTTTAAATCAAACAGATAATATACGCCCTGATATTTTTTCATTCAGTAAAATATTGTTTGCGCTAATTCAATTGGAGGAAGATAATTTAACTCCTTCAATGATAATATCTACTTATAAGTATTTAAAATCACGTAATAAATTAAATAAGTTGGAAGGTGCTGTGTTGCGGTTTTTAAAGCGCATATCATCAAAGACATTTGATAAGAAAGAATTAATTAAACTGTATAAACAATTATTTCAGGAAATAGTGGAATTGACGAAAGACCCAATGGAAGCTAAAACATTAGAGTATTTTGATTTTATTTCCTGGGTAGAAAGTAAAATAGAGAACCGGTCGTTTGCGGAGATGATCAGGGAAAAAGCTAAATTGTCTGATTGAATCCTGGTTATTGCAGGTTAAGCATCGCTTAATTCCACAGATAATTTCAAGGTGTAGTCAGATTAATGTTTATGCTGCATCCGTTTTTATCTTTAACATTTATTAAATATGCTCCCGGGCAAAGCTGGTTCCTATATCTGTTCAAATATCCATCAGGCCAGGTATAGCTATACGGACTTGTTCCACCCGCAGCGTTTATCATTATCCATTCTTTACAACCACAGCCGGCACAGTTCGCAGTTCCTTTGGTATATTCAGCGAAAAAAGGAGTTTGTATAATTACACTGTTCGTATCGGAACAACCTGCTGCATCCGTAACAGTTACGCCGTATTTGCCAGGTACAAGGTTTGTGGCAGTTTGCGCGGTTTGACCGTTGCTCCATAAATAAGTATAGCTTCCGGTACCTCCAGCTGGAGTGACTGTCGCTGAACCTAAACTACTACAAGTATTGTTAGCAGTAATACTTGCTGAAATACCTCCCGGGTTTTCAATAATTGAGTAGATTGCCTGAATAGTATCGCAATTCATATACACTGTAACGGTGTATGTGCCACCACACAAGCCGGTTACAGTGTTTGTTGTAGAAGTAGTATTCGCGGTACTCCCATTGCTCCATATATAGCTGTAAGAAGGCTGCCCGCATGTAACATTTATGGTAGCGCGCCCCATGCAGGGAGTACACGAAGAATTGTTTACCTGACTTTGTGTATAAGCCGAAACGGGTTTAAACTCAGCCAAATAACCTTCGTCGGATCCGGCTGTTGTTGCATTATAATAAGCGCCATTCCCTCTATCCGTAAGAGGATAACTTAGATATCTTGAAACAATAGGGCCGCTGAAACTATCCCACTCGCCCGTAATAAGAAGATTTTTTCCCTTACTTATGGTTAATGCTTCACGAAAATCATCGCCAACACCTCCAAAATAGGTCGCCCATAAAGAAACTCCGGAATTAGTGAATTTAATAATAAAAATATCCCCACCTGCACTTCCTCCGCCATTATAAGTATTGTCATAATAATCGGAAAAGCAGAAAAAATTAACGGCGATATTGGAAGAGAATGTATTGAAACTTACATATACATTATTACAGATATCAACGACTATATTATCCTGGGTAAGAAAGGTTTCATCTTTACTTCCACCATAATAAGTAGCCCATTGGCGGACACCTGCATTATTGAATTTCAAAATAAAAGCATCCTGAGTTCCTCCCAAAACTCCATCAAAATAAGTTCCGGTATTTTGTACTGGAAAATTAGCCGATGTTGCATATCCTCCGATAAAAATATTTCCAAAAGCATCAGCACAAATAGTATTCCCTATATCAATTCCACTACCTCCGTAAAAAGTGGCCCATTGACGAATACCTGCATTATTGAACTTCAAAATAAAGGCATCATTATTACCACCATACCCTACCTGAAACGGAAGCAAAACCGGGAAACTACCGGCCGGAGAAGCTGTATTTCCTGTAAGATATATATTGCCAATGTTGTCTGTACAAATTGATGCGCCATTATCATTCGCATTTCCACCATAATAAGTGGCCCATTGGCGAACACCTGCATTATTAAACTTCAAAATAAAAGCATCTCCCGTTCCGCCATAAGCCTGAAAATAGGCGCCATTTCCGGGATCAAATAATGGAAAATCAATAGTGGTCGTACGCCCTGTAACCACTATATTGCCAAACGGATCAACACAAATAAAATGAGGATAATTATCTCCTCCACTCCCACCATAATATGTTGCCCAGGCTAGAACATAATTATTTGTAAACTTTAATATGAATATGTTGCTTGGCACACCTGCAGCTACTCCTTGAAAATAAGCGCCTGTTGCCGGATCCAAAATCGGGAAATTACCTGATTGATTATATCCCGTAATAAAAATATTTCCCGATGCATCACAGTCAATACTCCGCGGACCATCTGTCCCAGCCCCTCCGTATAAAGTCGCCCATATCAACTGTGGGTCAATAACCAATGTTTCATATTTAGGATTAAAAGTATTATGCGCAATTTTGAATTCAACTTGTGTTTCATAACCTTCACTGCTACCGCCTGGCTTGAATACGTTTACTTTTGTTTTTATAAATTGTGTTGTTACAGCTTTATTATTTTCTTTAATGTAACTTACCGGAGCATTTTCAGTTATCGAACCATAAAGATTCTTTATATGCAACTTTCCTGTATTATCAATCTGTAATTTATTTTTTGAACGATAAAGTAGCTTGATCTGGTTGGGATTGGCATTGGGATGAACGATAAAATCATACTTAAAACCCTTTGGTCTCTCACCATCGGCCCCCCCAATCCTTGTAAGAGTGGAATTAAAATTATAAAACACCCAATCTATCCCCGGGTATACATCTTTAATTGCAATTTTTGAATATCCATGTACATCCGATATCCCATTCGGGCAACAACCTAAATAATATTGATTAAACCATGGTGATTTTCCTTCAGGAATAATATTTTCTTTCCTGATGTTTGCCCCGACTAAATCCATATCGACCCTGCTCCATTGGAGTTTCACCTTATATCCTTCATTACCCAAAACAGAAGGAGCAAACATCCCGTATTCTTCCTTTTCATGTTCATCTTCCATCTGAAAGAATGTATAGGTTAACCCCTTTTCGGTAATAAACAGGTTTATTCCCTGGGTTTCAACTTTAAAAAGCACAAAAGAAACGGGCTTACCATCCAAATCGGTTATCTGCCCTTTATTCTCTATAAATTGTACTGACCGGCTCTGTAATGAATGTTCTATTTGTCTCTGTTGCTCCAACGATATTTTCCCATCACCAGCAAAAAGAATTACATTACTGCATATTAATAATATAAGGACGTTTCCAAAAATTGATTTTTTCATGGCAATTGAGTTTTCCAGGTTAATATTTTTTTCTATGGAGCGGTAATTGTTGTATTTATACTACACCCATTTTTATCTTTAATATTCACCATGTATGCTCCCGGACAAAGCTGATTTTTATACCTGTTAACATACCCATCGGGCCAGGAGTATAAATAAGGACCTGTTCCCCCGGAGACATTTATCATAATCCACTGTTTGCAGCCACAAGCGGTACAGCTCGCTGTTCCTTTTGTAAATTGTCCAATCAGAGCCGGAGGTGAAATTATTGTTGCTGATGATGTGGATGTACAGCCTTTGTTGTCGGTTACAGTTACAGTATAGCTACCAGGTGATAAACCGGTTGCTGTGACCACGGTTTGTCCATTATTCCAATTATAAGTATATGGAGAAATGCCACTTGTTCCGGTGGCAGCAATTGCTCCATCCGCGCTTCCATTACATGTTATATTGGTTGCTGTGATCGTTATATCTGCGCCCGGATTGACAGTAACCACCGCTGTTGAAGTAGATGTATTTCCTCCGGCATCTGTTATTGTTACGGTGTAAGTGGTAGTTGAAACCGGACAAGGATTTATGTTTTGTGTAGTTGCGGCATTGTTCCAGGAATAAGTATATGGACCACTACCTCCTGCACCATTAGATGTAACGGTGGCACAAGATCCGGAGCAAATTGAACTTCCGGTTGTGGTTACAACAGGACCCGTACAGTTGGTAACTGTAATGTTTTGCACAACCGTATTATTGCAACCTGCACTGGTTACTGTGTGGCTTATTGAATATGTCCCGGTAGTTAAAAAGGTATAGGAAAAGTCGGTAGTTGTACCGCTTACATTGGCCGGAGTTATCGGAGAGATAACCCAGTTATATGTTCCTGTTGAACCAGTATTGGTAAATGTTACAGGTACCCCTAAACATACCATGGGATATGTAAATGTGGCGGATACAGGATTGACACCTGTTATATTGTATGTTTTTGTCTGCGTGCAGCCATTGCTATCTCTGATGGTTAATGTATAGCCGCCGGCTATAAGGTTCGAAATTGATGAATTAACTGCAGAAGTTGGCCCGGTTACAATACCATTGCTCCAACTGTATACATATGGAGTTGTCCCGCTTGAAACATTAACAGAAGCACTTCCACTGGTTGTACAGCTAATATTGGTACTTGATGAAGTTGCTACTAAAGGAGTGTAAACTGTTATTGAAGTTGTTGTTGCTGCATAATTGCCCAATGCATCTGTTATCATTACTGTATAATCAGTTGTGGTGACCGGACAGACATTTATTGTTGCAGAGGTCCCGCCGCTACTCCAGCTATATGTATAAGGTGAAGTACCGCTTGAGCCGGTTGCGGTAATATTTGAGCAGGAACCGGAACATATAGTGGCTTTAGATGCGGCGGCATTGATCGTACAGGGATTTACTATAATATAATTTGTTTTTAATACCGAATCCTTTTGACATGGAGTGGAAACAACCAATTTGACAGTGTAAAAACCAGGCGAAGCATACGTAATAACAGGATTGGATATTGTTGATGTATTGGGGCTTGCACCTGTAAATGTCCATTTAAATCTTAAATCTGTTGTATCACAGGCATTATTTACAGTTGATGTAAAAGAAATGGGAACATTTGGACAAATAACAGTTTGACTGGCAGTCGCATTTGTATTAAGAAATTTTTGCTGACAAATGTTGCTGCACAATTGATTAACAAACGCTTCCGCCAATCCGCCACCGGACCCGGACGCGGTTTGAAATGCTCCGGGAGAAACAGGATAGCCACCGCCTCTTACATGAGCGGTTATATATATAAATGGATCATATGCGGCTATATCATAATGAGGATAAACCACACCCGCATCATAATCCTCTTCCAGAGGGCCTCCAACAGCTGTAGTACAAATGAGTTTACCATTAGGGTCAAATTTTGAAATCAAATGATCTTCGGTCCCATTGTATGTGTTTTGGTATGCACAAACACTTATCCAGCTGGGATTAGGCTTGTCATCCTCAACCTCTCCATACCAATAAATATTATCCTTGATATCAATAGCACAACTACCCGTAACCTCCTCCGCGGGTCCTCCATGATAAGTACCCCATAACCGGGCACCGGCAGTAGTGAATTTAGCAATGAATGCATCGTTGCTCCCGGCCAAAGCCATCTGGTTAGAACCTACACTGGATATATTATTCGCTGACGCGGTTGTACCCGTTATAACACAGTTCCCTACAGCATCGGTTGCAACCCCTGCAGCCCAATCATACCCTGATCCACCATAATATGTAGACCATGCCGGGAAGCCGGTGACACCGTTCAGTTTTACAAGGTAAACATCCCTGAGGAGACCAACACCGCCTCCAAAGACAGGCTGAAAACCTGCGGCAGCAAGCGGCAAATTATTGGAAGATGTCTCTCCGGTAATAAAAATATTACTCGCCCCATCACTCGCCACTCCCACGGCATCATCATTAGCCGATCCTCCGAAATAAGTTGCCCATTGCCTGACACAACCACTGTTGAACTTAACAGCAAAAGCATCTTGTGTTCCGCTCAGTGCACCCTGAAAAGGAGATAACACAGGGAAGTTGGAAGATTCCGTGTACCCGACAACAATAACATTGTTTGCTGCATCTGTTATCACATCATAACCTTCATCAGTGGAACTTCCACCATAAAGAACCGCCCACGTGAGAAGACCTGCCGGAGTAAACTTGGCTACAAATGCGTCTGTACCGCCACCAAATGCCTGGGCATATGCCCCTCCTCCAGGGTTTTTAACCGGACAATTGCCAGAAGCTGTGCTGCCGGACAATAATATATCATTATTCTTATCCGTGGCTACCCCATATCCTCTTTCATTATTAGCCCCCCCAAAGTATGTACCGAATATACGGGTGCCATTAATCGAAAACTTTGCGAGAAAGGCATCCACATTTCCTCCACCTGTGATCTGAAAGGCACCGGCACTAATCGGAAAGTTTATATTGCTGCCGGGTCGTCCGGTGAAGATCACATTCCCCAATCCATCCGCGGCAAGTCCGCTGCCACTACTCAAACCCGGACCGGAATAATAAGTTGCCCATGGATCAATAATTAAAGGAAATCTGGTGTCATAATCAGAAAGCAACTTAAAAGTTATATAATATGAATGCTGGGCATTAGGTGCAGATGATGAATAATCTTCTGCGAGAATATATTGTGCTTCAATGTTAACAATATGTCCGTTGATATTTTGATATACTTTAGGTATAGATTCTTCTATATCATTAACGCTTGTCTTTATGGTCAGTTTGCCTTCGGAATATGTTATATTTTGAACACCGGTATACTTTAATTTTATCTGAGCCGGATCACCTCCCGGATTTACAACGATGTCGTATTTTAAACCATTCTCTTTCCCGCCATAATATTTAACATCAATTTCATTATAGACATTTCTCAACATTATGGCATTATATGAATTAACATACGTGATACCCTGCGGGCAATGAGCATAATAGTAATTCGAATACCCTTCCAACTGATCGTAAGTTATTACTTCCTGTCTTGCATTACCATCAACAAAATCCATATCCACACGATGTATCCTTAGTTGGTGCTCCTTCCATAACTCTCTTACCTTCTGAACTGTATTTACTTTTGAATCATTCAGCTTTTCAGATTCCTCTGCTTTTTCAATTATTTCCTTTGTTACTTCATTCACATTGCTAAGAACATAACTGATTCCTGTTTTACGTATATAGATATCCGAACCGCCTCCCTCACCTTTATACAATACATCGGGCCGGAGATCGCCTGCAGCATCTGCAACCTGTCCTTTGTTGGGAGTGAACGAGATGCCATTACCACGGAGGGGGGTGATCGTTTTCGCTTGTTCGTTGTCAGATGATCCGTATGCAGCACTAACCTGAGCAAAGTTGTTCCCGCTTAACAAAAGAAAAACAAAAATAGAATTAATAGTCCGCTGCTTATTCATAATTATAAAATTATCTCCGTAAAATTTATGGTGATATCAAAGTAACATTAATACTACACCCATTCTTGTCTTTTACATTT encodes the following:
- a CDS encoding SBBP repeat-containing protein, translating into MHQYNTIKRLLRFVAVVVFIGRSHAQSNVASEPITKPVVRCVEPSLIPGTRDQISKSLRGNGMCFTQNKGQLVDMKHNLRPDILYKGEGGGAGVYIRKTGISYEHSNMGEVMHEVEEQIEEKEKYGKLNLGEEQQLKEQLMQKAVVKLHRIDVDFEGANKITAIQTADPVEGYTNYYYAHCPNGITHVNSYNEVTVKNIYNNIDVKYYGGKAEGLKYDIVVNPGGNPKQIKLHWKGAEELTINNGKIKIKTSVNEFVESIPKVYQIINGKIVDIKIQYVLDGTTVSFELGTWNPKLSLVIDPWVTYYGGTNTEEGRSVNVDKQGNVVFTGSTFSFDFPFSVGAFQTAMKSIDAYVVKMTSSGSRVFATYFGGNQYETGIGIATDNNNNIFIAGITNSINLPNKPHPSGSSYGQTYIGGRDGFIAEFDLIGTLIWSTYFGGTKDDNINDICCDPTNNIFILGSTSSANIPIMTPYQLSLKGPTDCFIAKFNISATLQWSTYYGGNSIDEGWGGITCDNLGNLFFAGHTSSNDFPILFAFQPLYSGPGAIGYGDAFIVKLNPTTGFPVWSTYFGGSKDDYGGAIATDNSNNVVITGSTNSVTKIASSAFVFQPNFAGGPYNDSFVAKFDNSGNLLWSTYLGGSVGPLSGGGNEEASGIAIDSNNNIVVSGDTYSTNFPVTSCAYQKTFKGSEDQYITTFDANGTLICSGYMGTGNASSENNETYVSASGGSIAVDGCFVYLVATTQCNYPFTSNAFQTSCVPTFGGWPAFDAVLAKLYVNTCGGITTNLNFSTGPTTFCNGQSVNFTSAYSACGGTAGITYLWIFTGAVPNTSTAKNPTGIVYNSPGNFNVKLVIQLPCGKDSIEKVSYITVDPCGGITASVNSATICSGTTPCPTLTAIGASGTAPYTYLWNTTENTQNINPCPGSTTTYTVTIKDAGGNSSTSTAVVTVNPAVTVSTTGVNITCNGSADGSVIAAGGSGTLPYTYSWSNGGTASQISNLTSQIYTVTITDSKGCTSASSATIISPPALTGQFTKGTANCVACACKEWILVNASGGTSPYSYAWPDGYINRFKNQLCPGAYMVNIKDKNGCSVNINLTTP
- a CDS encoding SBBP repeat-containing protein — encoded protein: MKKSIFGNVLILLICSNVILFAGDGKISLEQQRQIEHSLQSRSVQFIENKGQITDLDGKPVSFVLFKVETQGINLFITEKGLTYTFFQMEDEHEKEEYGMFAPSVLGNEGYKVKLQWSRVDMDLVGANIRKENIIPEGKSPWFNQYYLGCCPNGISDVHGYSKIAIKDVYPGIDWVFYNFNSTLTRIGGADGERPKGFKYDFIVHPNANPNQIKLLYRSKNKLQIDNTGKLHIKNLYGSITENAPVSYIKENNKAVTTQFIKTKVNVFKPGGSSEGYETQVEFKIAHNTFNPKYETLVIDPQLIWATLYGGAGTDGPRSIDCDASGNIFITGYNQSGNFPILDPATGAYFQGVAAGVPSNIFILKFTNNYVLAWATYYGGSGGDNYPHFICVDPFGNIVVTGRTTTIDFPLFDPGNGAYFQAYGGTGDAFILKFNNAGVRQWATYYGGNANDNGASICTDNIGNIYLTGNTASPAGSFPVLLPFQVGYGGNNDAFILKFNNAGIRQWATFYGGSGIDIGNTICADAFGNIFIGGYATSANFPVQNTGTYFDGVLGGTQDAFILKFNNAGVRQWATYYGGSKDETFLTQDNIVVDICNNVYVSFNTFSSNIAVNFFCFSDYYDNTYNGGGSAGGDIFIIKFTNSGVSLWATYFGGVGDDFREALTISKGKNLLITGEWDSFSGPIVSRYLSYPLTDRGNGAYYNATTAGSDEGYLAEFKPVSAYTQSQVNNSSCTPCMGRATINVTCGQPSYSYIWSNGSTANTTSTTNTVTGLCGGTYTVTVYMNCDTIQAIYSIIENPGGISASITANNTCSSLGSATVTPAGGTGSYTYLWSNGQTAQTATNLVPGKYGVTVTDAAGCSDTNSVIIQTPFFAEYTKGTANCAGCGCKEWIMINAAGGTSPYSYTWPDGYLNRYRNQLCPGAYLINVKDKNGCSININLTTP
- a CDS encoding SBBP repeat-containing protein, with product MNKQRTINSIFVFLLLSGNNFAQVSAAYGSSDNEQAKTITPLRGNGISFTPNKGQVADAAGDLRPDVLYKGEGGGSDIYIRKTGISYVLSNVNEVTKEIIEKAEESEKLNDSKVNTVQKVRELWKEHQLRIHRVDMDFVDGNARQEVITYDQLEGYSNYYYAHCPQGITYVNSYNAIMLRNVYNEIDVKYYGGKENGLKYDIVVNPGGDPAQIKLKYTGVQNITYSEGKLTIKTSVNDIEESIPKVYQNINGHIVNIEAQYILAEDYSSSAPNAQHSYYITFKLLSDYDTRFPLIIDPWATYYSGPGLSSGSGLAADGLGNVIFTGRPGSNINFPISAGAFQITGGGNVDAFLAKFSINGTRIFGTYFGGANNERGYGVATDKNNDILLSGSTASGNCPVKNPGGGAYAQAFGGGTDAFVAKFTPAGLLTWAVLYGGSSTDEGYDVITDAANNVIVVGYTESSNFPVLSPFQGALSGTQDAFAVKFNSGCVRQWATYFGGSANDDAVGVASDGASNIFITGETSSNNLPLAAAGFQPVFGGGVGLLRDVYLVKLNGVTGFPAWSTYYGGSGYDWAAGVATDAVGNCVITGTTASANNISSVGSNQMALAGSNDAFIAKFTTAGARLWGTYHGGPAEEVTGSCAIDIKDNIYWYGEVEDDKPNPSWISVCAYQNTYNGTEDHLISKFDPNGKLICTTAVGGPLEEDYDAGVVYPHYDIAAYDPFIYITAHVRGGGYPVSPGAFQTASGSGGGLAEAFVNQLCSNICQQKFLNTNATASQTVICPNVPISFTSTVNNACDTTDLRFKWTFTGASPNTSTISNPVITYASPGFYTVKLVVSTPCQKDSVLKTNYIIVNPCTINAAASKATICSGSCSNITATGSSGTSPYTYSWSSGGTSATINVCPVTTTDYTVMITDALGNYAATTTSITVYTPLVATSSSTNISCTTSGSASVNVSSGTTPYVYSWSNGIVTGPTSAVNSSISNLIAGGYTLTIRDSNGCTQTKTYNITGVNPVSATFTYPMVCLGVPVTFTNTGSTGTYNWVISPITPANVSGTTTDFSYTFLTTGTYSISHTVTSAGCNNTVVQNITVTNCTGPVVTTTGSSICSGSCATVTSNGAGGSGPYTYSWNNAATTQNINPCPVSTTTYTVTITDAGGNTSTSTAVVTVNPGADITITATNITCNGSADGAIAATGTSGISPYTYNWNNGQTVVTATGLSPGSYTVTVTDNKGCTSTSSATIISPPALIGQFTKGTASCTACGCKQWIMINVSGGTGPYLYSWPDGYVNRYKNQLCPGAYMVNIKDKNGCSINTTITAP